Proteins from a genomic interval of Helicoverpa zea isolate HzStark_Cry1AcR chromosome 13, ilHelZeax1.1, whole genome shotgun sequence:
- the LOC124635615 gene encoding uncharacterized protein LOC124635615, translating into MDYGQRKVAELKIELKKRGAKVTGTKEKLIERLNDYDRNNSFKSNKNDNSNLSSEINYVIEWPEEKLYKSVDSTTVLPNFDIININTYFLELYKDSIGMSDYSAVHRRGYNMLQNNYLLALVTANTSTHIFFKGQVHSENTKALTYFASIAICNGSGSIIQSVCECVAGKGPKAICKHVSVLCYAILKFREQNKWFIKMTPTQKKQVWHVPKKNKLDVSPKKAENLSYEIAEYNVCKKYKRSTCYDPRPQSSISQGKEWAATVRNKVINYCSLSQKRIGLCGILDSANMQDVIHDHDYLPFPLHHQLILNKISVSHLF; encoded by the exons atggattACGGCCAAAGAAAGGTTGCCGAACTAAAGATTGAGCTCAAAAAGAGAGGCGCAAAAGTTACTGGTACTAAAGAAAAGCTCATTGAAAG GCTAAATGACTATGACAGAAACAACAGcttcaaatcaaataaaaatgataattctAATCTCTCAAGTGAGATTAATTATGTAATAGAATGGCCAGAAGAAAAGTTATACAAAAGTGTGGATTCAACAACAGTTTTacccaattttgacattattaacataaataCGTATTTCCTTGAATTGTATAAAGACAGCATAGGAATGTCAGATTATTCTGCAGTGCACAGAAGAGGTTATAATATGCTGCAAAATAACTACCTACTCGCATTAGTGACCGCAAATACTAgtacacatatatttttcaaaggtCAAGTCCATTCTGAAAATACAAAAGCCCTCACTTATTTTGCTTCAATTGCCATATGTAATGGAAGTGGATCTATTATACAATCGGTGTGTGAATGTGTAGCAGGGAAAGGACCAAAAGCCATTTGCAAGCATGTGTCAGTTTTGTGCTATGCTATACTCAAATTCCGAGAGCAGAATAAATGGTTCATTAAAATGActccaacacaaaaaaaacaagtatggcatgtacctaaaaaaaataaacttgatgTTTCGCCGAAAAAAGCAGAGAACCTTTCATATGAAATAGCAGAATATaatgtttgcaaaaaatataaaagaagtacGTGCTATGATCCAAGACCACAGTCCTCTATCAGTCAGGGAAAAGAATGGGCTGCAACAGTTAGAAATAAAGTCATTAACTACTGCTCATTGTCACAAAAAAGAATAGGATTATGTGGAATTTTGGACAGTGCTAACATGCAAGATGTGATACATGACCATGATTACCTACCTTTTCCTTTACATCATCAACTTattcttaataaaatatctGTAAGCCATTTATTCTAG
- the LOC124636020 gene encoding zinc finger MYM-type protein 1-like yields the protein MAGRYNGLQAKLKEEVPKLMFTHCYAHVLNLVLGGATSSCTEAKNLFGLLESTSVFIHESFKRTSLWVEKISELTAGQDKLRRLQNIGKTRWWAKDKALTTVMEKTRYVALIKTLSAISSSTEFEPKVSFQAKALMDSFLKFKTILTAFTFKKIFDLSTPVSQYLQTPTLDYLKAWGFIKCLDMDLRRHLDTFDDVFKAASLFASDVQDLMHAENIDLDVQTTLPLRRISKKPKKHEQLCEDEVALLATDQKRFYSISVYKVIINTALVKINEKFMCNEDLMKDAACLDPKNFNKIKENGILNDALKSIASIANVDRELLSKELESFANKFSELSKTLWDEHVSPRQHKQDSDSQSDEENDEDVLDLDQAAKDAMCFSRSGLDVCQSCIPCAYCVILTISFTQVTCERRFSALKRIKTRLRSLLGQELLDSLIILNTESDLIKDDENNSFYDRVINCLAESSPLLKKMLIG from the exons ATGGCGGGAAGGTATAATGGTCTTCAAGCAAAACTGAAGGAAGAAGTGCCAAAATTAATGTTCACACATTGTTATGCACATGTTTTAAATTTAGTGCTGGGAGGCGCGACGTCAAGCTGTACTGAAGCCAAGAATTTGTTTGGGCTCTTGGAGTCTACCAGTGTATTTATTCATGAATCATTTAAGCGAACATCTCTATGGGTGGAGAAAATTTCAGAATTAACAGCTGGACAAGACAAATTGAGACGATTACAGAATATCGGAAAAACAAGATGGTGGGCTAAAGACAAAGCCTTGACCACTGTTATGGAGAAAACTCGATATGTGGCGTTGATAAAAACTTTAAGTGCCATATCTTCAAGCACGGAGTTCGAGCCAAAGGTTTCATTCCAAGCAAAAGCTTTGATGGATTcttttttgaaattcaaaactATCCTGACAGCCTTCACgttcaagaaaatatttgacCTATCAACCCCAGTAAGTCAATATCTCCAAACCCCTACATTGGATTATCTTAAAGCTTGGGGATTCATCAAATGTTTAGACATGGATTTACGAAGACATTTAGATACTTTTGATGATGTTTTCAAAGCTGCAAGTTTATTTGCATCCGATGTTCAAGACTTGATGCACGCTGAAAACATTGATCTCGACGTACAAACCACGTTACCGTTACGAAGAATTTCTAAAAAACCGAAGAAACATGAGCAGTTATGTGAAGATGAAGTAGCATTATTGGCTACAGACCAAAAGAGATTTTATTCTATTTCTGTCTACAAAGTCATTATTAATACAGCTTTAgttaaaataaacgaaaaattcATGTGCAACGAAGATTTAATGAAAGATGCCGCTTGTTTGGACCCgaaaaacttcaataaaatcaaagaaaatgGAATTCTTAATGACGCGCTAAAGTCTATCGCATCAATTGCAAATGTCGATCGAGAGTTGCTGTCAAAAGAACTGGAATCTTTTGCAAATAAGTTTAGTGAACTGTCTAAAACTCTTTGGGATGAGCACGTTTCTCCTAGGCAGCATAAGCAAGATTCAGATTCACAAAGCGACGAAGAAAACGACGAAGATGTTTTAGACTTAGACCAGGCAGCAAAGGACGCCATGTGTTTTTCCAGAAGTGGTTTGGACGTCTGTCAAAGTTGCATACCATGTGCAT ATTGTGTAATTCTCACAATTTCATTCACGCAAGTGACTTGTGAGAGACGATTTTCAGCATTGAAGCGCATTAAAACGAGACTTCGTTCTTTACTGGGGCAAGAACTGTTGGATTCGTTGATTATATTAAATACAGAATCGGATCTAATCAAGGATGACGAAAACAACAGCTTTTACGATCGAGTCATTAACTGCTTAGCTGAAAGTTCtcctcttttaaaaaaaatgttgattggctag